The genomic region GGTCGGAGCTGCTCCGGGATCAGCGAGGTGAGCAGGTTCATGATCGGCAGGCTCTTGGCCGGGATCATGTAGTACTCGTTGCCCTCGCTTCCGAGCCGGCAGTAGTCGCCGGGGCAGCCGGTCGCGAGGATGTCGGCGATCTCCTGTTCGGTGTAGCCGTAGGCGATCGAGTCGGTCGGACCGTTGCCGTTCGGCGTCAGGTAGAACCCGTGCACGTTGTCGAATGCAGCGACCGCGTTGAGCATCGCCAGCGGATTGCCCCAGTAGTGCGGGGCATACATCACCGGGTCGAACTCGAAGCCGATGCCGAACATCTCCACGCCGGTGTCGACGGGCGTGGCGGGGCCGAACGTGACGTCGAGGAACGGGATCGTCGGCAGGAAGCCGAGCCGGGTGAAGATGCCGCCGTCGGGGTTGTAGGCGTTGCCGATCATCACGACTGTGTCGATCTTGTCCAGCAACGCCGGGTTGTCTTGCTGGATGCGGCGCAACGTGTTGGAGACGACGGCGCCGCCCTGCGAGTACCCGAGCACCAGCAGTTCGGGGTCCACGGTGTTCTCGACGCCGGTGTACAGCCCGTCGACGCCCGCACCCACCGAGGCGTTCCACGTCTCGCACCGGCCGGGCTCACACCAGCCGTCGAAAATGACCAGCGGGAAGAACGACGCCGGGTAGTCGATGCCGTCCAGCAGGCAGCCATTGTCGGAGGTGCACGCCGGGTTGAACGGGAAGCTGTAGCGGTCGACGAAGTTCTGCCGGTAGTCCGCGACGACGTTCGCGTCGGGGGTGCCGGTGCCCGGGACGATCAACGCGGTCGCGGCCAGGCTAATCGCCGAGAAAACCGCGGCGATCGCGGCGAGGACGGCTGTGCTCAGCGCGCTGAGGATGAACAGGAAGGTGATGCGGACGGCCTGACGCATCCGTCAACCTTCACATATCGACAAGGCCATTTTCGGGAGAACTGTCGGATTGTCCCGACCGTGTTCGTCGATCGGATAAGAGTGGGACGCAAGGGTCCGCTCGCTACTGGAAAGGTCTCTCATGCACTACTTTGCGCTGTTGCTCGGCCCGCAGTCGACCGACGAACCCGACGCCGCCACCCAGGCCGAGATCATGGCGGCTACTACGTTCTGGAGGCCGACATTCTCGACGACGCGCTGAAAGTCGCCTCGGCAATCCCGGCCTGCCGCGAAGGCGCTGTCGAACTGTGGCCGATGGTCGGGTGGGAGGGCCCGACGGCGCCCGTCGGCAGCGACTGGTTCGCGCTGCTGCTGGAACCGCCCGACCACGAGTGCACCCCCGACACCGCCGAGTGGGAGAGTGATCGCCTCGACGATCCCGGCGACGACGGTCGAGGTGCACCGCCTGGCGGGCGTGTCGGGTGACCTCACGGTCGCCGAGGATCCGCGGTTGGCCCGGTCCAACACGGTCGCCACCATCCGCGCCGACCTGCTCCGCCGCGCGGGCCGCGTCACCGAGGCCGCGCACTGGTACGGAACTGCTCTGCAGCACAACGGTTCCGAGCCTGCCCGACGGTTCCTGGCCCGCCGCGTCGCGGAGTGCGGCGGCTGACCGACCACGCTTGCGGGGCCGAGGGGGTACATTTCTCGGCGTATGCAATCGGGTGGGGTCGATTCTTCGGGGGTGGTGCACCGCTCTGCCGTACGGCGCGCGGTGGATAACTTCCTGCAATCGGCCGAACGCCAACCCAGCGGGCTCGTCATCGAGGGTGAAGCAGGCATCGGCAAGACCACCGTCTGGTTGGACGCCCTCGACCGGGCTCGGCGACGCGGTTTCCGCGTGCTCTCGGCGAGGATGGGACCCACCGACTTCGTTCTCCCGTTCGCGGCGCTGGCCGACCTGCTCTCCGTCGTGGAGCCGGAATTAGCCGCGCAGCTCTCCGACACGCAACGCCTCGCGATCGACCGAGTTCTGCTGCGAGACAGCGCCGACGGCCCCGCGACCAACGAGCACACCGTGGCGGCGGCGATAGCGGTGCTGCTCAACATGATCGCGGCGGACAGCCCACTGATCGTCGCGGTCGACAACGTGCACTGGCTGGACCCGTCCAGTCGAGTGGTGCTCGCGTTCGCGGTCCGGCACCTCGACGGCCGCGTCGGAATGCTGGTGACCGAGCGGTGTGATCCCGATCGTGATGCAGCGGCGTGGCTGCAGCTGAGCAGACCGGGCGGTATGGACCGCATAGAGGTTGGTCGGTTGAGCCTGGGCGGTCTGCACGCGATCATCTCGAAGCGCCTCGGCAGATCCTTCTCGCGGCCGGTGATGACCCGCATCGCGAACATCTCCGGCGGCAATCCCTTCTATGCGCTCGAGCTTGCCCGCGCCATCGATCTCGGCGCCGGCGGCGCCCAACCGGTCTTACCCACCACGCTTGCCGAGTTGATGCGGATGCGCATCGGCGATCTCGACAGCGCGTCGGGTGACGCGCTGTTGGCGGCGGCCTCGGTCCCCAACCCGACGATCGAGTTGGTGGCGACGGTGCTGGGCATGTCGCAGGAGCGCACCGTCGAGCTTCTCGAGGAGTCGGAGGACAAGGGCATCGTCACGATCGCGGGCAACCTCGTGCGGTTCTCCCATCCGCTGTTGGCGCAGAGCATCTACAGCGAGGCCAAACCCGCGCGCCGGCGCGCGGTGCACCGGCGGCTGGCCGACGTCCAGCTGATGCCCGAGTTGAGGGCGCGACACATGGCGCTGGCGGCCGCCACGGCGGACTCCGCGACGCTCGACGCGCTCGACGATGCCGCCGATACGGCCTGCGCGCGCGGCGCACCGGCCGCCGCGGCCGAACTGCTTGATCTGGCGATGTCGCTAGGCGGTGACACGCCCGTGCGCCGGGTGCGCGCCGCCGAACACCACTTCCGAGCGGGTGACGCCGACCGCGCCCGCGGACTGCTGGAACCGACGATCGACGGGCTGGAGCCTGGCGTGTTGCGCAGCGTGGCGTGCAACCTGATGGCGGGAATCCAGGCGAACGGCGACCGCTTCGTCGAGGCCGGTGCTTTCCTCGAGGGCGCACTCGCCGATGCCCAGGGTCATCCCGGTCTGCAGGCCCGCACGCTGATGTCGCTGGCGTTCGTCCAAGCGATGACGGGCGAGTTCGACGCGGGACTGAGCAGCGCGCGGCAAGCCGTGGAGTACGCCGAGCAGGACGGTTCGGCGTCGCTGCTCAGCCAGGCCCTGGCGACGCTCGTCAACACGCAGTTTCACCTCGGGCAGGGAGTCGACGAGGCCACACTCCAGAGAGCGCTGGAACTCGAAGATCCCGCCGCCGAGGTTCCGATCTCCTTCTCGGCCAGTGCCATTCACGCGCTGACCAACGCCTGGACCGGCCGACTCGGCACCGCGGCCAGGCAGATGGCCGTGCTGCGGGAGCGATGTGTGGAACGGGGCGCCGAGGTCGATCTGATGGCCATCACCGGTTTCTGCACGCTGATCGCAATCTGGCGCGGCGACTTCACCGAAGCAGCCGTGCTGGCCGACGAAACCAGGGAGCGTGCCGAGCAGGTCGGCGGCTCACTGGCGGTCTCCCTGGCGGTGCGCGCCGCCGTGGCGGCGTATTCCGGACGCGAGGCCGACGCTCGTGCCGATGCCGCTGCGGCGCTGCGCATCGCCGAGGATTGCGGGTCGGCGCGGCTGGCCGAGTGGCCGATCATGACGCTCGGGTTCCTCGAGGTGTCGCTCGGCAGGTATGAACAGGCCCTGACGACACTGCAGCCGATGCTCGACGGGCTGGCGGAGCGTCCCGGCATCGAGATCATGACCGGAGCGTTCCTCGCCGACGCGGTCGAGGCGATGATCGCGCTGGGGCGTCACTCCGACGCCGAACCGCTCATCGAAGCGTTGGAGCGCACCGGCACTCGGCTGTCCCGGCAGTGGATGATCGCGGTCGGCGCACGCTGCCGCAGCATGTGGCTGGCCGCCACCGGAGACGTGCCGCGGGCACTGACCGTCGTCCAGGACGCCCTGGTGGACCATGCGAAGGTGCCGATGCCGTTCGAATGTGCCCGCACGCAACTGCTTTTGGGTCAGCTCGAGCGGCGGCAACGCCACAAAGAGGGCGCCGTCGCGACCTTGCGGGCCGCGCTGCAGGCATTCGAGAACATGGGAACACCCCTGTGGGCCGATCGGGCGCGTGCCGAGCTGGCACGGGTGAACGTCGCGCCGACGCGCGACATGTCGCTGACTCACACCGAGCAGCGGGTGGCGCAGTTGGCGGCCGCCGGCAAGACGAACCGCGACCTCGCGGCGGCTCTGTTCGTGAGCCCGAAAACCGTTGAGGCACATCTCAGCCGGATCTACCGCAAACTCGGGATCGGCTCGCGCGCGGAGCTGGGACGGGTGATCGGCAACGCCGATTCCTCGTCGTAGGGCGTGACGGCGTTGGGCGTCTTGGCACTGGGTGCCGACAGCGACTGCCCGCACTAGATAACGCAATAATCACGAATTCGTAGGGAAACACCCGATTCATCGCGGGAGACAAATAGCTACCGTTCCAGCATGGAAGCGGTTGGGGACTCCGCCTGCTACCTGGCGGAATGGTACCTGCCGGAGCTCAGCGAGAAGTGCGTCGACGACCTCGTCGCGCGGGTGGATGCCGCCGCTGCCAGCGCCGCCGAGGCCGGTGAGTCCGTTCGACTGCTGGCCACCTTGTCGGTTCCGA from Mycobacterium sp. IDR2000157661 harbors:
- a CDS encoding helix-turn-helix transcriptional regulator, which produces MVHRSAVRRAVDNFLQSAERQPSGLVIEGEAGIGKTTVWLDALDRARRRGFRVLSARMGPTDFVLPFAALADLLSVVEPELAAQLSDTQRLAIDRVLLRDSADGPATNEHTVAAAIAVLLNMIAADSPLIVAVDNVHWLDPSSRVVLAFAVRHLDGRVGMLVTERCDPDRDAAAWLQLSRPGGMDRIEVGRLSLGGLHAIISKRLGRSFSRPVMTRIANISGGNPFYALELARAIDLGAGGAQPVLPTTLAELMRMRIGDLDSASGDALLAAASVPNPTIELVATVLGMSQERTVELLEESEDKGIVTIAGNLVRFSHPLLAQSIYSEAKPARRRAVHRRLADVQLMPELRARHMALAAATADSATLDALDDAADTACARGAPAAAAELLDLAMSLGGDTPVRRVRAAEHHFRAGDADRARGLLEPTIDGLEPGVLRSVACNLMAGIQANGDRFVEAGAFLEGALADAQGHPGLQARTLMSLAFVQAMTGEFDAGLSSARQAVEYAEQDGSASLLSQALATLVNTQFHLGQGVDEATLQRALELEDPAAEVPISFSASAIHALTNAWTGRLGTAARQMAVLRERCVERGAEVDLMAITGFCTLIAIWRGDFTEAAVLADETRERAEQVGGSLAVSLAVRAAVAAYSGREADARADAAAALRIAEDCGSARLAEWPIMTLGFLEVSLGRYEQALTTLQPMLDGLAERPGIEIMTGAFLADAVEAMIALGRHSDAEPLIEALERTGTRLSRQWMIAVGARCRSMWLAATGDVPRALTVVQDALVDHAKVPMPFECARTQLLLGQLERRQRHKEGAVATLRAALQAFENMGTPLWADRARAELARVNVAPTRDMSLTHTEQRVAQLAAAGKTNRDLAAALFVSPKTVEAHLSRIYRKLGIGSRAELGRVIGNADSSS
- a CDS encoding PE-PPE domain-containing protein — encoded protein: MRQAVRITFLFILSALSTAVLAAIAAVFSAISLAATALIVPGTGTPDANVVADYRQNFVDRYSFPFNPACTSDNGCLLDGIDYPASFFPLVIFDGWCEPGRCETWNASVGAGVDGLYTGVENTVDPELLVLGYSQGGAVVSNTLRRIQQDNPALLDKIDTVVMIGNAYNPDGGIFTRLGFLPTIPFLDVTFGPATPVDTGVEMFGIGFEFDPVMYAPHYWGNPLAMLNAVAAFDNVHGFYLTPNGNGPTDSIAYGYTEQEIADILATGCPGDYCRLGSEGNEYYMIPAKSLPIMNLLTSLIPEQLRPLVQPIVELVSPVLRVLINLGYDWSGDPDQTRYLSILPFNPFQNWLQVGVDLVEAVVEGVENAFGGGSMMIAPPSGTTELASFSATAAELDSQPQGELQQSGGGVEELQSQGEPSGQQLGDLNVVDQQLVGQDAEGGGEEQPSEGLGLEVEELQNEIDGQEIEELANEALNEQPDARIEDQEDGTIDADGGSVSLSFSPGQPESAEGEQGADQQVSVGDPGPAPAAEESTESPGDEQAAA